In the genome of Oncorhynchus mykiss isolate Arlee chromosome 18, USDA_OmykA_1.1, whole genome shotgun sequence, one region contains:
- the LOC110495488 gene encoding early endosome antigen 1, with translation MDISKISVANRRNRNATKGKKATHKSNVSPAISRLIRDPSNHIPLGRQLQRTPPTSELKITRPLSFETQAIETTPGQEPLSPALNMTMDLYTIEPAETETCRRSRITSSTLCSGSVLEEDPYSLIRGMQGYEVTPADLVFLKRARQERQINALQRELDELLRQRRNQMLARDLSLASREKIQTDLDEILSCEQTVQMGQVFLSRKLSSTEVEALDSKSLLAQIKTADVQQAVEEEQAEITALENRVARALELRERGEQRQQEIENRNRAILTKKANIKHLMKELSELKSQLAGAEESLLAIQGKMDTLKDTEKEEDTGPQEALQVAPSQAKAPKKAPKTKRNGGETITQQASHVRIKAENTPTIVGEPHMASGLRRSKRIATKKSCVENKPVLRKTRPVKASISL, from the exons ATGGATATCTCAAAGATTTCCGTTGCAAACAGGAGAAACAGAAATGCAACCAAAGGGAAAAAAGCTACTCACAAGTCAAATGTTTCACCGGCGATCAGTAGACTCATTCGAGACCCTTCAAATCATATTCCATTGGGACGACAACTTCAGAGGACGCCGCCAACGTCAGAGTTGAAAATAACTCGGCCTTTGAGCTTTGAAACACAAGCG ATTGAAACCACCCCTGGGCAAGAGCCCTTGTCTCCCGCGTTAAATATGACCATGGACCTTTACACAATCGAGCCTGCAGAAACTGAAACATGCCGACGGTCTCGCATCACTTCAAGCACAC TCTGTTCAGGCAGTGTGCTGGAAGAGGACCCCTACTCATTGATAAGAGGCATGCAGGGCTATGAGGTTACCCCAGCAGACCTTGTATTCCTGAAGAGAGCCAGGCAGGAGAGGCAGATCAACGCCTTACAG AGAGAGCTGGATGAGTTACTGAGGCAGCGGAGGAACCAGATGCTGGCCAGGGATCTGTCCTTGGCCTCCAGAGAGAAGATCCAAACTGACCTTGATGAG ATCCTGTCCTGTGAGCAGACTGTTCAAATGGGGCAAGTGTTCCTCTCGAGGAAGCTGAGCTCAACGGAGGTAGAGGCCCTGGACTCCAAGTCCCTCCTGGCCCAGATAAAGACTGCTGATGTCCAGCAAGCTGTAGAGGAGGAACAAGCTGAGATCACTGCACTAGAGAACAGAGTGGCCAGAGCCCTGGAGCTCAG agagagaggggagcaaagACAACAGGAGATTGAGAATCGGAACAGAGCCATCCTCACGAAAAAG GCAAACATCAAGCATCTGATGAAGGAACTATCAGAGCTCAAATCCCAGCTGGCTGGGGCAGAG GAATCTTTGCTAGCCATTCAAGGCAAGATGGACACTTTGAAAGACACCGAAAAAGAGGAAGACACAGGTCCCCAGGAGGCATTGCAAGTCGCCCCAAGCCAAGCAAAAGCTCCCAAAAAGGCACCCAAGACAAAAAGGAATGGTGGAGAAACAATTACCCAACAGGCTTCTCATGTCCGAATTAAAGCTGAAAATACACCTACCATAGTTGGAGAGCCACATATGGCCAGTGGTCTCAGACGATCTAAGAGAATAGCTACCAAGAAGAGCTGCGTTGAGAATAAGCCTGTTTTAAGGAAAACTCGCCCTGTCAAAGCAAGCATTTCACTTTGA